In Leptospira sp. WS58.C1, a single genomic region encodes these proteins:
- a CDS encoding SPOR domain-containing protein translates to MKEKIFYVINLDNKRITLLSLFLVGLLFSFFFLGVSVGRKRGQVQDDLALNSNRDVQSLSSSTVNQAMDESSTVKREEEVKFRNLPPGAEVVDLRSEVSPAKKEEPSKIEVEAPSSSHPEKRLVRKEKESKKLIHTSPRKAAVHKSDNDFFVQVAAFKTKEKADELRSSLGGKSYVKKTKNGYFTVRMGNFPSKEDAERSMKKLPGNLKENALVSKE, encoded by the coding sequence ATGAAGGAAAAAATTTTCTACGTCATCAATCTGGACAATAAAAGGATCACTCTGCTTTCCCTGTTTTTAGTGGGACTTCTTTTTTCATTCTTCTTTTTAGGAGTTTCCGTCGGTAGAAAGAGAGGCCAAGTTCAAGACGACCTGGCCCTCAACTCCAACAGAGACGTACAATCCTTGTCTTCTTCCACTGTAAACCAAGCGATGGATGAATCTTCTACCGTCAAAAGGGAAGAAGAAGTTAAATTCAGAAATCTTCCTCCCGGTGCGGAAGTTGTGGATCTAAGATCCGAAGTTTCTCCCGCAAAAAAAGAAGAACCTTCCAAGATAGAAGTGGAAGCTCCGTCTTCTTCTCATCCTGAAAAAAGATTAGTTCGGAAAGAAAAGGAATCCAAAAAATTAATTCACACCTCCCCTCGGAAGGCGGCGGTCCACAAGTCTGATAATGATTTTTTCGTTCAAGTCGCGGCTTTCAAAACTAAAGAGAAAGCGGATGAACTCAGGTCGTCTTTAGGTGGAAAGTCTTACGTAAAAAAAACCAAAAACGGTTATTTTACGGTCCGGATGGGAAATTTTCCGTCCAAAGAAGACGCGGAAAGGTCCATGAAAAAACTTCCAGGCAACTTGAAAGAAAACGCTTTGGTCTCTAAGGAATAA
- the coaE gene encoding dephospho-CoA kinase (Dephospho-CoA kinase (CoaE) performs the final step in coenzyme A biosynthesis.) has product MTRSSLRTDGAFLVGITGMIGGGKSTATKILEELGGVRISADEIARKYTDPESPISKELIDSLGQEILDESGKVDRKRIAKLVFGNPEKLKILNSLTHPRIRKEFLEVLGGLEEGSLVLWEVPLLFETDSYTLCDATVCVISDPEVSLERTVKRDGISREEAEARAKSQLSLQEKAKKADYSIKNTGDLQDLRKECEHLYVELKGRMK; this is encoded by the coding sequence ATGACTCGGTCCTCTCTTAGAACTGACGGAGCTTTTCTTGTCGGGATCACCGGGATGATCGGTGGTGGTAAATCCACTGCAACAAAAATCTTGGAAGAGTTGGGTGGAGTCAGGATCAGCGCCGACGAGATCGCCCGTAAATATACGGATCCGGAAAGCCCTATTTCGAAGGAATTAATAGATTCCTTAGGACAGGAAATTTTGGATGAGTCCGGTAAGGTAGATCGAAAAAGGATCGCTAAGTTGGTATTCGGAAACCCCGAAAAGCTGAAGATCCTAAACTCTTTGACCCATCCCAGGATACGTAAGGAGTTTTTAGAAGTATTAGGCGGATTAGAAGAAGGTAGCCTGGTCCTGTGGGAGGTCCCACTACTCTTCGAAACGGACTCTTATACTCTTTGTGATGCAACCGTTTGTGTGATCTCGGATCCGGAAGTTTCCTTGGAAAGGACCGTAAAAAGGGACGGGATCAGCAGAGAAGAAGCGGAAGCCAGAGCAAAAAGCCAGCTTTCTCTTCAGGAAAAAGCAAAGAAGGCCGACTATTCCATTAAGAACACAGGGGATTTACAAGACCTTCGTAAAGAATGCGAACATTTGTACGTTGAATTAAAAGGAAGAATGAAATGA
- a CDS encoding protein-L-isoaspartate O-methyltransferase family protein produces MENPDLGFVSKFDDAGTVLARERMVRTQISDRGIKDPNLLSAFLKVPRHIFLPEKYREHSYEDKAVPIGEEQTISQPYIVAYIADQLRVKAGDTILEIGTGSGYLAAILDQLGAKLLSLEIVPALYERTVKVLESWSTGFTKRNRILFGDALLFTQSKEKFSKFVSSACFPKIPGPGSFLFESLSEEGIAVLPVEWKEDIQLLLTLRKRQNRFEETNRLSVKFVPLLGRTDLA; encoded by the coding sequence ATGGAAAATCCTGATTTAGGCTTCGTCTCCAAATTTGACGATGCAGGGACCGTTCTTGCAAGAGAGAGAATGGTTCGAACACAAATTTCGGATAGAGGGATCAAAGACCCAAATCTACTTTCCGCATTTCTAAAAGTTCCCAGACATATCTTCCTTCCCGAAAAATATAGAGAACATTCTTATGAAGACAAGGCAGTTCCGATCGGGGAAGAGCAAACGATTTCACAGCCATACATAGTAGCTTACATCGCGGATCAACTTAGGGTAAAAGCAGGAGATACAATTTTAGAAATCGGCACAGGTTCCGGATACTTAGCCGCTATTTTGGATCAGTTAGGAGCAAAACTTCTTTCTTTGGAAATTGTACCTGCACTCTATGAAAGGACCGTAAAAGTTTTAGAAAGTTGGTCTACAGGATTTACGAAAAGGAATCGAATCCTGTTTGGAGACGCGTTACTCTTTACACAGTCTAAAGAAAAATTCTCCAAATTTGTATCCTCCGCATGTTTTCCAAAAATCCCTGGACCCGGAAGTTTCCTTTTCGAATCTCTCTCGGAAGAAGGGATTGCAGTGCTTCCGGTGGAATGGAAAGAAGATATTCAGTTACTTCTAACATTAAGAAAAAGACAAAATCGATTCGAAGAAACGAATCGATTGTCTGTGAAATTTGTACCTCTTCTTGGGAGAACGGACCTAGCCTAG
- a CDS encoding porin OmpL1, producing MIQTAKRMLVTFLLLLLPGVFLEAKTYVMGSAGLQFDLGSLGSTISTDGLDSSSNYATTDSTGNTNGVLPRLAVIPENRLLTLQHSSNGLISAKTSGAMTGLTLSIGYEQDFGKVFFWRANAHYTRKIMGGDTEGKFAGQSFYHMTWDYNAIQIPLNIGIKLSVSEDAAIYLGAGIHYFKGGWSLAGHNRLNDVHELLTAANIDDPTVLGLVSNGTDPSANWENTKFNVSGIAPNWLIGAQARIADKGHIYMEMETLFSFQYGIAHPRSEGGIVGLAPSVAYPQVLGGNQYRFGYKHEI from the coding sequence ATGATACAAACCGCCAAAAGAATGCTTGTTACGTTTCTTCTCCTCCTTCTTCCGGGAGTCTTTTTAGAAGCAAAAACTTACGTAATGGGTAGCGCCGGATTACAGTTCGATCTAGGAAGCCTAGGGAGTACGATCTCTACGGATGGATTGGATTCTTCCAGTAATTATGCAACTACCGATAGTACGGGAAACACGAACGGAGTTCTTCCCCGTCTAGCCGTCATCCCGGAAAATCGTTTGCTTACATTGCAACATTCCTCCAACGGTCTGATCAGTGCGAAAACAAGCGGCGCTATGACCGGTCTCACATTGTCCATTGGATATGAACAAGATTTCGGGAAGGTCTTTTTCTGGAGAGCAAACGCCCATTATACTCGCAAGATTATGGGGGGAGATACGGAAGGAAAATTTGCAGGTCAGTCATTTTACCATATGACCTGGGATTATAATGCGATCCAAATCCCGTTAAATATCGGTATTAAACTTTCAGTTTCGGAAGATGCAGCTATATATCTAGGCGCCGGGATCCATTACTTCAAAGGTGGTTGGAGTTTAGCGGGCCATAATCGTTTGAACGATGTACATGAACTCTTAACCGCAGCAAATATTGATGATCCTACAGTTTTAGGCCTGGTTTCGAACGGAACGGATCCTTCTGCCAATTGGGAAAATACAAAATTTAACGTCTCCGGAATTGCTCCCAACTGGCTCATTGGAGCCCAAGCCAGAATAGCCGATAAGGGTCATATCTATATGGAAATGGAAACGTTATTTTCCTTTCAGTATGGAATCGCCCACCCTAGATCGGAAGGAGGAATTGTCGGCTTAGCCCCGAGTGTCGCGTATCCGCAAGTTCTCGGTGGAAACCAGTATAGATTCGGTTATAAACACGAGATCTAG
- a CDS encoding porin OmpL1: MVRNITKALLVFAVLCSSFGLSAKTYITGGLGLQFDLGSLGDTIATDGLDASGSYATTDSTGTQSGVLPRKAIIAENRLLSLQHTTNGLISAKTNGAMTGLVLSLGYEQDFGKAFFWRANAHYTRKVMGGETTAKFAGQTFYDITWDYHALQVPVNVGIKLSVTEDTAFYIGAGVHYFNGGWSLAGSNRLNDVHTALVGAGVTNTTILGLVADGTDPVANWEKTTFQVSGIAPNWLLGAQSRISDKGHVYMEVETLFSFKYGVAYPRSQGGMEGLAPSVAYPQVLGGNQYRFGYKHEI; this comes from the coding sequence ATGGTTCGTAACATCACGAAAGCTTTGCTAGTTTTCGCCGTACTTTGTTCTTCATTCGGCTTAAGCGCAAAGACTTACATCACTGGGGGCCTCGGCCTCCAATTTGACCTGGGATCATTGGGCGATACAATTGCAACTGACGGTTTGGATGCATCTGGAAGCTATGCAACTACCGATTCAACCGGGACTCAGAGCGGAGTTCTTCCTCGAAAAGCGATTATTGCTGAAAATCGTTTGCTAAGTTTGCAACATACCACAAACGGATTGATCAGCGCAAAAACTAACGGTGCAATGACCGGTCTTGTTCTTTCCTTAGGATATGAGCAGGATTTTGGAAAAGCTTTCTTCTGGAGAGCAAATGCACACTACACTCGTAAAGTTATGGGTGGAGAGACTACTGCTAAATTTGCAGGACAAACTTTTTACGATATTACTTGGGACTACCATGCACTTCAAGTTCCTGTAAACGTAGGAATCAAACTTTCCGTTACAGAAGACACTGCTTTCTATATCGGAGCAGGGGTTCACTATTTCAATGGTGGATGGAGCCTCGCAGGAAGTAACCGTTTGAACGACGTTCATACAGCTCTTGTTGGAGCAGGTGTTACAAATACTACCATCTTAGGACTAGTGGCTGACGGAACAGATCCTGTTGCAAACTGGGAAAAGACAACCTTCCAGGTTTCCGGAATTGCCCCAAACTGGTTACTCGGAGCTCAATCTAGAATTTCCGATAAAGGCCACGTTTATATGGAAGTGGAGACACTGTTTTCCTTCAAATATGGAGTTGCTTACCCAAGATCACAAGGTGGTATGGAAGGTTTAGCACCTTCCGTTGCTTATCCTCAAGTTCTTGGTGGAAACCAATACAGATTCGGATACAAACACGAAATCTAA
- the thiC gene encoding phosphomethylpyrimidine synthase ThiC — translation MESNQTIPPFEMPRKEIRLTDGTVYNAYTTEGPWKDGWNPSDWKVGIPKLREEWIRKRTSGPSIVQNHSQMYFAKQGMITEEMQYVALREGMDPEFVRSEIARGRAIIPSNRNHPELEPMIIGKNFLVKINANIGNSALSSSIEEEVEKLRWSIKWGADTVMDLSTGKNIHETREWIIRNSPVPIGTVPIYQALEKVKGKAENLSLSVFLETLEEQAEQGVDYFTIHSGVLLRYIPMTSKRVTGIVSRGGSIIAKWCLAHHQENFLYTGFEEICKVMKKYGVSFSLGDGLRPGSIADANDEAQFSELRTLGELTQIAWKEDIQVMIEGPGHVPMDKIKENVDLQMEICKEAPFYTLGPLVTDIAPGYDHITSAIGAAMIGWHGTAMLCYVTPKEHLGLPDKEDVKQGVIAYKIAAHAADLAKGHPGAKERDNLLSKARFEFRWEDQFALSLDPDTAQSFHDETLPQDRMKTAHFCSMCGPHFCSMHLTQELRKYAEEKGISDEKAMEEGFKEKSEEFLKKGGSVYVSSE, via the coding sequence ATGGAATCCAACCAAACTATACCTCCATTCGAGATGCCTCGAAAAGAGATACGCTTAACCGACGGAACCGTTTATAACGCTTACACTACAGAAGGTCCTTGGAAAGACGGATGGAATCCTTCCGATTGGAAGGTAGGGATCCCTAAACTTAGGGAAGAATGGATCCGTAAAAGAACATCGGGTCCTTCTATCGTTCAAAATCATTCCCAAATGTATTTCGCAAAACAAGGAATGATAACCGAAGAGATGCAATACGTTGCCTTACGTGAGGGGATGGATCCTGAATTTGTGAGAAGTGAGATCGCCAGGGGAAGAGCAATCATTCCTTCCAATAGGAACCATCCTGAATTAGAGCCGATGATCATCGGCAAAAACTTCCTGGTAAAAATAAACGCGAATATCGGTAATTCAGCTCTTTCTTCTTCCATTGAAGAAGAAGTGGAGAAACTCCGCTGGTCCATCAAATGGGGGGCCGATACTGTGATGGATCTTTCCACCGGAAAAAATATCCATGAAACCAGGGAATGGATCATACGCAATTCTCCTGTTCCGATCGGAACAGTACCGATCTACCAAGCTTTGGAAAAAGTAAAAGGTAAGGCGGAGAATTTAAGTCTTTCCGTATTTTTGGAAACTTTGGAAGAGCAGGCGGAACAAGGAGTGGATTATTTCACCATCCATTCGGGAGTCCTTCTGCGATATATTCCGATGACTTCCAAAAGGGTGACCGGCATCGTTTCCCGAGGCGGTTCTATTATCGCAAAATGGTGTTTGGCCCATCATCAGGAAAATTTCCTCTACACAGGTTTCGAAGAGATTTGTAAGGTAATGAAAAAATACGGAGTGTCCTTCTCTTTGGGTGACGGTTTACGTCCAGGAAGTATCGCCGATGCAAACGACGAGGCACAATTTTCCGAATTAAGGACTTTAGGAGAACTAACTCAGATTGCTTGGAAAGAAGATATCCAAGTAATGATAGAAGGTCCAGGTCATGTCCCTATGGATAAGATCAAGGAGAATGTAGACTTGCAGATGGAAATTTGTAAAGAAGCTCCATTTTATACATTAGGACCTCTAGTAACCGATATAGCGCCCGGATACGATCATATCACTTCTGCGATCGGTGCTGCAATGATCGGATGGCACGGTACTGCAATGTTATGTTATGTGACTCCAAAAGAACATTTGGGACTTCCGGATAAAGAAGATGTAAAACAAGGAGTGATCGCTTATAAGATTGCTGCTCATGCGGCCGATCTTGCCAAAGGACATCCTGGTGCCAAAGAAAGGGATAACCTATTGAGTAAGGCCAGATTCGAATTCAGATGGGAAGACCAATTTGCTCTCTCTTTGGATCCGGATACTGCACAGTCCTTTCATGACGAAACACTTCCACAAGACAGAATGAAAACCGCACATTTTTGTTCCATGTGCGGGCCTCATTTCTGTTCCATGCATTTGACTCAGGAGCTGAGAAAATATGCGGAAGAGAAAGGGATTTCGGATGAGAAGGCAATGGAAGAGGGATTTAAAGAAAAATCGGAAGAATTTTTAAAGAAAGGCGGATCCGTCTACGTCTCCTCCGAGTAG
- a CDS encoding PP2C family protein-serine/threonine phosphatase codes for MKTKNTKKPIVSLLLVLLLGQCGPTEPSPIVGMGIPFTIWEQDKSPYIISNWAFSEVSPGNFFHGHFPVLPGQDSENPSGQGNISETRDLDGSFLAAPSNISNYDPKRKDSSFIFFHSVKRSKNDLDILLSAYIPFCPSGCYLGVISEGKGQIIVPGESEDSSKPRIVVIPFQNEEVTLALQLFPFNGPRNMMENPVVGSFSEVQTVYLVKALRVLLFSSLEFFSFFFFAFIYIRRPQDKFNLSFSLLNLSLAIWYPAYEGWFQYIVDSPWTWVIFGYSLGAFLPILFYEFTIGIFQAPRNLPGRILQFLFILLTIWPSLEYGLTGGHKYFGKVAFQIFLFILVFFYMNTLYIFFKYRRSSILSFRWVVTGLILVAVSSFYTVMSFAGFGPAQPWVNESFLVLTLLFSLALAKRYAEVFRALEKSEGKLKSLNESLESKVEERTKIIELQKAELVQKGRILAKDLSIAGKIQNALLPRELPVIPNAKISYRYKPMMEIGGDLLDVIYDPSTSSLGMFIGDVTGHGVSAALLASMLKMTLGDWSILLQDPSSLLLHIRNQFEGKLDGHFITATLVTVDLRSGKTLIANAGHPECLVLRKDGIVEFYRPKGVAIYEAIPTTYQTESVDLLPGDKVVLYTDGIPDSRNTEGEFFGEDRLSDLLRKNSFRPPEELCDSVIHGVQAFQGEFQHQDDMALLVVEYLG; via the coding sequence ATGAAAACAAAAAATACAAAGAAACCGATCGTTTCTCTCTTGTTGGTCCTCCTACTGGGACAATGCGGACCGACAGAGCCTTCTCCAATCGTGGGAATGGGGATCCCATTTACCATTTGGGAGCAGGATAAAAGTCCTTATATAATTTCTAACTGGGCTTTTTCCGAAGTATCTCCGGGAAATTTTTTCCACGGACATTTCCCGGTTCTACCGGGACAAGATTCAGAAAATCCTTCCGGCCAAGGCAACATATCCGAGACCCGGGACCTGGATGGATCTTTTTTAGCCGCACCTTCCAATATTTCTAACTACGATCCGAAACGAAAAGATTCCTCGTTCATATTCTTTCATTCCGTAAAAAGAAGCAAAAACGATCTGGATATATTACTTTCCGCTTATATACCTTTTTGTCCATCGGGCTGTTATCTAGGAGTAATATCGGAAGGAAAAGGACAGATAATCGTGCCGGGCGAATCGGAAGATTCCTCCAAACCCAGGATCGTAGTCATTCCTTTCCAAAATGAAGAAGTCACCTTAGCATTACAATTGTTTCCTTTTAACGGGCCAAGGAACATGATGGAAAATCCGGTAGTGGGTAGTTTTTCAGAGGTACAAACGGTTTATCTGGTCAAAGCCCTCAGAGTATTATTATTCAGCTCCTTGGAATTTTTCTCTTTCTTCTTTTTTGCGTTCATTTATATCAGAAGACCCCAAGACAAATTTAATCTCTCTTTTTCTCTTTTAAATCTTTCATTGGCGATCTGGTATCCCGCTTATGAAGGTTGGTTTCAATACATTGTGGATTCCCCCTGGACCTGGGTCATCTTCGGATATTCTTTGGGTGCATTTCTTCCTATCTTATTTTACGAATTTACGATAGGGATCTTCCAAGCTCCCAGAAACCTTCCCGGTAGAATATTACAATTTCTTTTTATTCTACTGACCATCTGGCCTTCTTTAGAATACGGACTCACAGGAGGCCACAAGTATTTCGGTAAGGTAGCCTTCCAAATATTCCTATTCATATTAGTATTCTTTTATATGAATACTCTGTATATTTTTTTCAAATATAGAAGGAGTAGCATTCTATCCTTTCGCTGGGTGGTCACGGGTCTTATACTTGTTGCGGTATCCTCTTTCTACACTGTGATGAGTTTCGCAGGTTTCGGTCCGGCTCAACCTTGGGTGAACGAAAGTTTTTTGGTCCTTACATTACTCTTCAGTTTAGCCCTTGCCAAAAGATACGCGGAAGTTTTTAGGGCCTTGGAGAAATCGGAAGGTAAACTGAAATCCCTAAACGAATCCTTGGAAAGTAAGGTAGAAGAAAGGACAAAAATTATCGAACTCCAAAAGGCGGAGCTAGTTCAAAAAGGAAGGATTTTGGCAAAAGACCTCTCAATCGCAGGAAAGATCCAAAATGCCCTGCTTCCAAGGGAACTGCCGGTTATTCCGAATGCCAAGATCTCTTATAGATACAAACCGATGATGGAGATTGGAGGCGATTTATTGGATGTGATTTACGATCCTTCCACAAGTTCCTTGGGAATGTTCATCGGAGACGTAACCGGCCATGGAGTTTCCGCGGCACTTTTGGCGTCCATGTTAAAAATGACTTTGGGCGATTGGTCTATTCTGCTTCAGGACCCATCATCCCTTCTATTACATATCCGTAATCAATTCGAAGGAAAGTTGGACGGTCATTTTATTACCGCCACCTTAGTAACCGTAGATCTGAGATCGGGTAAAACATTGATCGCGAATGCAGGGCATCCGGAATGCCTTGTTTTAAGAAAAGACGGAATTGTTGAATTTTACAGACCCAAAGGAGTAGCGATCTACGAGGCGATCCCAACAACTTACCAAACGGAATCGGTGGACTTATTACCGGGGGACAAAGTGGTATTGTATACGGATGGCATTCCGGATTCCAGAAATACAGAAGGGGAATTTTTCGGAGAAGACCGTTTGTCCGACCTGCTAAGGAAAAATTCTTTTAGACCTCCCGAAGAACTTTGCGATTCGGTTATACATGGAGTTCAGGCTTTCCAAGGAGAATTCCAACACCAAGACGACATGGCCTTACTAGTCGTAGAATATTTAGGCTAA
- a CDS encoding formylglycine-generating enzyme family protein, translating to MNSLSFRPIHFIILFLSLIFLIAPHVLGSPDPSKPCYGKKIKGMQCIPEGYFIRGSNTHDPDEAPEQKIYLSDFYIDLYEVTNEDFSKCIEEGSCKDCLYNGNCDYIGPAYGDLYLKPKQPVLGVSWYTAKEYCEWVGKRLPTEAEWEKAARGPKGNLFPWGNKPANCKLAVIEEDERKGCVYKKINPPNLMPTAPVGSRPAGVYGLFDMAGNSWEWVHDWYSENYKVCGEACSGKDPKGPCEGEDNCPGYNKKTLKGGSWWWPASYARGSKRRAHFPQNYPEYHHFGFRCAKDAG from the coding sequence ATGAACTCGCTCTCCTTTCGTCCGATCCATTTTATCATTCTATTTTTATCCTTAATTTTTCTGATCGCTCCTCATGTACTCGGCTCTCCGGACCCGAGTAAACCCTGCTACGGAAAAAAGATCAAAGGAATGCAATGTATTCCGGAAGGTTATTTTATTCGGGGAAGTAATACCCACGATCCCGACGAGGCTCCTGAACAAAAAATTTATCTCAGCGACTTCTATATAGATCTCTATGAAGTTACAAATGAGGATTTCAGCAAATGTATAGAAGAAGGTTCCTGCAAGGATTGTCTTTATAACGGCAACTGCGATTATATAGGTCCTGCTTACGGTGATCTATATCTTAAGCCCAAACAACCTGTGTTAGGAGTGAGCTGGTATACGGCGAAAGAATATTGCGAGTGGGTAGGCAAAAGACTTCCGACGGAAGCGGAATGGGAGAAGGCAGCGAGAGGTCCCAAAGGAAATCTATTTCCATGGGGAAACAAACCTGCGAACTGTAAGTTAGCCGTCATTGAAGAAGACGAACGAAAAGGTTGTGTATACAAAAAGATCAATCCTCCGAATTTAATGCCGACTGCACCTGTCGGAAGTAGGCCCGCAGGAGTGTACGGACTATTTGATATGGCCGGAAATTCCTGGGAATGGGTCCATGACTGGTATTCCGAAAATTACAAAGTATGCGGGGAAGCCTGCAGTGGAAAAGATCCGAAAGGCCCTTGTGAGGGAGAAGATAACTGTCCCGGTTATAATAAAAAAACCTTAAAAGGAGGGTCCTGGTGGTGGCCCGCAAGTTACGCAAGAGGTTCCAAAAGAAGAGCTCACTTCCCTCAAAACTATCCTGAATACCATCATTTCGGGTTTCGTTGCGCAAAAGACGCAGGTTAA